The following proteins come from a genomic window of Meles meles chromosome 1, mMelMel3.1 paternal haplotype, whole genome shotgun sequence:
- the LY6E gene encoding lymphocyte antigen 6E isoform X2 translates to MESSGCGLANIPGRHPPHAQHHHRQGPVSWTSFLCGPEDPYLWLCESPDRTPISSGMKVFLPVLLAALLGVERACSLVCFSCTNQNSNFYCLKPTVCSDSDNYCVTVSASAGLGKLVDFGHTLNKGCSPICPSPSVNLGVASIGTYCCRSFLCNVSGAGRGLRASAAVLGLGLLLGLLPALQRLGP, encoded by the exons atggaaagttctggatgTGGGCTGGCTAATATTCCTGGTCGCCATCCCCCCCACGCCCAGCATCACCACCGGCAAGGTCCAGTCTCTTGGACTTCCTTTCTGTGTGGTCCTGAG GACCCGTATCTTTGGCTTTGTGAGAGCCCAGACCGGACACCCATCTCCTCCGGAATGAAGGTCTTCCTACCCGTGCTGCTGGCtgccctgctgggtgtggagcgaG CCTGCTCCCTGGTGTGCTTCTCGTGCACGAACCAGAACAGTAACTTCTACTGCCTGAAGCCGACCGTGTGCTCGGACTCCGACAACTACTGCGTCACGGTGTCCGCCTCTGCCGGCCTCG GGAAACTGGTGGACTTCGGCCATACCCTGAACAAGGGCTGCTCCCCGatctgccccagccccagcgtGAACCTCGGCGTGGCGTCCATCGGCACCTACTGCTGCCGGAGCTTCCTGTGTAACGTCAGCGGGGCCGGCCGGGGGCTGCGCGCCAGCGCCGCGGTGCTGGGCCTCGGGCTCCTGCTCGGCCTGCTGCCCGCCCTGCAGCGGCTCGGGCCCTGA
- the LY6E gene encoding lymphocyte antigen 6E isoform X1 produces MKVFLPVLLAALLGVERACSLVCFSCTNQNSNFYCLKPTVCSDSDNYCVTVSASAGLGKLVDFGHTLNKGCSPICPSPSVNLGVASIGTYCCRSFLCNVSGAGRGLRASAAVLGLGLLLGLLPALQRLGP; encoded by the exons ATGAAGGTCTTCCTACCCGTGCTGCTGGCtgccctgctgggtgtggagcgaG CCTGCTCCCTGGTGTGCTTCTCGTGCACGAACCAGAACAGTAACTTCTACTGCCTGAAGCCGACCGTGTGCTCGGACTCCGACAACTACTGCGTCACGGTGTCCGCCTCTGCCGGCCTCG GGAAACTGGTGGACTTCGGCCATACCCTGAACAAGGGCTGCTCCCCGatctgccccagccccagcgtGAACCTCGGCGTGGCGTCCATCGGCACCTACTGCTGCCGGAGCTTCCTGTGTAACGTCAGCGGGGCCGGCCGGGGGCTGCGCGCCAGCGCCGCGGTGCTGGGCCTCGGGCTCCTGCTCGGCCTGCTGCCCGCCCTGCAGCGGCTCGGGCCCTGA
- the LOC123926268 gene encoding lymphocyte antigen 6H-like, which translates to MRGLLLVLPAVLLCWERAGSLQCYTCVDVEKSGHCPPLQCLMQGVCYSTNMTLTLDSGKQVKYQQKGCAPSCHEASKIMQQLSEMIGQGALDGAGLQSLSRFESQGLMCCEKDLCNGGPGHLGPGGVLLLGLGPVLLWALL; encoded by the exons ATGAGAGGCCTTCTCCTCGTCCTGCCGGCCGTCCTGCTGTGCTGGGAGCGCG CCGGGAGCCTGCAGTGCTACACCTGCGTTGATGTGGAGAAGAGCGGTCACTGCCCGCCCCTCCAGTGTCTGATGCAGGGCGTCTGCTACAGCACCAACATGACCTTGACCCTGGACAGTG GAAAGCAGGTGAAATACCAACAGAAGGGGTGCGCCCCCTCCTGCCACGAAGCTTCCAAGATAATGCAACAGCTCTCGGAGATGATCGGCCAGGGTGCCCTGGACGGCGCAGGCCTGCAGAGCCTATCTAGGTTTGAATCGCAGGGTCTGATGTGCTGTGAAAAGGACCTGTGCAATGGGGGGCCGGGACACCTCGGCCCTGGCGGGGTGCTCCTGCTCGGCCTTGGGCCCGTCTTGCTCTGGGCCCTGCTGTGA